The DNA sequence CTATATACTTCGCGAGCAGCACCCAACACATCCTAACCGTACCACTGGAACGCTGCTGTGACATTTGCACGCGACCGCCCCTCACTTGATGCCCTTCTTGTCCAGAAACTTGGCCGCCTTGTACATGGTGACGTTGTAGAACTTGGACAGACCCGTACCGCCCTTGCTGGGCTTGTGCGCCAGGCTTTCGCTCGAGGCGCCCCGCTCGGCCGCCCCGGTCGCCTTGCGGACTGCACCGTACTGTGCCTGCAGCTTGACCGGTGGCTCGCGCTCGGAAATCCTGACCCGCACCAGCTGCTGGATCGGCTGCAGCTCGACCTCTTGCCGCGGATCGGCATCATCGCCGCTCGGCGGCTGGGCCAGCACGGGAACGGAGCATGCCACCCGCAGGCTGGCCGTGCGGCTGGGCGAGTTCGGTTCGGAGTGTATGCGCACCGATTTGCCCGCGCCTGCAATCGGCCtcgcttcctcctcctcctcgtctaCGTACGGTAGAAAGACTTCGTCATCGTCCGGTGTGCCGGCCGTCTCGCTGTTGTGAGCCGGCTGCTTCCGGCAGATGATGTTCCCTTCCGGAACCGCTTTCAGGTTGACGTTTTCGATGTTCTTGCAGCAGTAGTTGGTGGGCAGGTGTGTGGCCGAGGTGCTGATActgttgccgccgccgccagtgTTTAGCTTCATCAAGCTTTGGGTGCGCGAGGGCCCTACCTCAAGTACGCGAACGCGATAGTGCAGTACCTGAAATAGGAGGTTGGGGCAAAGGTGCGATTGCATGCATTAAGCGATAAAGATGGAAGGAAGCGATAGCGCGTATAGCCTGTGCGTCAGGCCCGTACCTTATCTTCCGTCATGAAGCGTAGCGCATCGGCAAGCGGCAGTTTCGCGCAGTGGCCATCCTTGAGAAAGTCGGGATCGAGCTCCGAGTGGCACGGGAAGCGCTGCACCAGCAGCTGCCAGGTGTTGACCGGCGAGTACAGCTCCAGCTCGAACGCGTACCGCCCACTCACCTGCGACTCCTTGGTGGCGCAGATCACCGTCCACAGTACGGTGCGGCTGTCCTGGTCGTACACCTGGTACAGGTTGAACGCTTCGCCGTACGCGCGCACCACGTGGTACGCGACCACCAGCTGCAGCTCGGGTGCGCGCTGGGCCGCCTCGGCCCCGTACGCCCACTGCAGCTCCACGCACCGGTCCTCGTGCACGTGGTCGGCGTGCTCGGCCAGACAGTGCGCCAGCCAGTCCCGCTCGCACCCGTGCCAGCCGCACCCGCCCCACACCTTGCCCATGAAGCACTCGATCAGCTTGTAGCCGCACCGCTCCTTGTGCCagcgcagcagctgcagcggcAGCCGGACCGAGCAACCCTTGACGGCGTTCCTGCACGGGAACTGCACCTTCGACACGATCGCCTCGAGCGTGTAGTTGCGCAGCTCGGTCACCCGGTCGCCGCAGAGCGGACAGGTGCCCCGCTTGACGCGACACACCGCGCAGATGCTGTGCCCGGTGCCGCACATCGTGATCGGCCCGTCCATCGGCTCCGCACAGCCCGGGCACTTCACCTCGCTCACGATGCTGTCGTAGTGCTTGAGCGTGATGCTGAACTGCCCGTCGCCGTACACGTACAGCGAGGACTTGCGGCAGCCGCCGGACCCGGACCCGTCCGACCGGATGCTCGGCGACTGGGACTCGTCGAGCGAGCGCAGCCGGACCACCGCCAGCTCCGGTTCGGCCGTATCGCCCGGGCACGATTCTCCCGCCGCACTGGCACTGTCTGCCATCGGAGCGTCCCTCGGTTGACTCGCTGTAAGCTCTGGTGGAAGGGTTGACGGACGGACCTGCTTGGACTGATGCGCTGATGCTCGAGCGAACCGGACCGTACGACACTGCAGCAACTACTGACGGGTGAACTGCAGCGAACCATATCAACGGACCAGTTGCGCCCATCTTTTCGCACCTCTTTTGCGCAGGGACGATTTGGAGAGACACCCTCGCATCGATAgaggatagaaaaaaaaaacaaaaaacaacacacataaCCGATCGGTATCGGGGAGGGCCCTGCTGTGGTCCCCGATCTTGGTGGATTTATCTTATCAATCGCACCGCCATTGCGGCGAACGCTGCGGCTTTACAATCAGTGCCGTACCGCGACCGTTGCTCATCAATTTGAAGTTCACGCCATTGCGCCCGGGGGCACCAGCACAGGGTATACAAATTTACACCGCTTTGGGCCGTCGTGTTgcgctctttctcgctctcttggTTCGGTTCTGTTAGGGATGGAAGGTACCGCACTTCCGCATTTTACCTCCCCGTCATCCAGAAACGCGTCGACACGATCGATTATCGGGCCTGATTATGGCTGACCAGTTTTTACCCTTTTGGCGTACTGCTCCCggtgtgtgcgggtgtgtgcACTTACGTGGACAGTGTGTTAAATGGGATTAGGGATTAGCGGTGGCGTCATCACGCCATCGGTACTTCGATACCAACGCCCAGCTGTCCAACCGAATACAGCTACCCACGGACCGGAAGAATGCAGTGCTCAAGGACGGTGTCCACCTACACCCGCCTGCCTACGAAGCTTGCTTTCACTTGATTAACGATTGAGAGCGACCAGATCCGATAATATCCACCAGCGACAACCCCGTGCTCGTGTGCTCCTCGAACGGGCTTTAGGAAAGCTCGCGTCTGTTATCTTTTTAATCGCTGATAACAGAGGCCACTGCGGGCAAGCTCGATAGTGCACTGCATGGACGCATCGGCTGCTGTAAGCACGGATATCGATAGATTCCCATCCGAAGACAACTTTCTCTCGCCGTGTAGCGCAAAAGAGATGTGAACCGATTGTGGATTATCTAGGTAAAATATAAACCACTCTATAATGTAATGTGTAAGTCTTCTGTATCTTTGGGGCCAATCCCAATCCAGTAAAACTCGCAAGTGTTTGTACAAAACAGGTAAATTGGTAGGTATATAGAATGTGTCGATACCaacgtaaaaaaataactcTACAGCTCTCAGAATCGAAGAAAAGTCACAATATAATACACCCTCACATCCTCCAACAACGCTTCAAacggtgtgttgtgtgcatcTCTTACAAGCCTATGGCTTGTCTGTGTAGGTGTTACCTCTCTCGTTCGCGCTTGCACATTTCTTGCTCGGTCGATCACGCACCGGCCCATGTGCTTCTCgctctgctgttgctgctgctgtatgcCGTGCCCCGCGCGTTGTAACACATGTATGGTTTATTTTGGTACCACGCAAAGGGCAGGACCGCGTGGGGAATGATGTGGATGACACGTTTTCCTTGACCATTTGCGACCAACTCGGCTCTTGTTTACATCGCTAACGTGTTACGCTAACAGAGTTTACAGATGGTGCCGTAATTTTCTAATTGCATCTACGCCTTGCGGTGCAAAAAAGGTGCATTTTTCGAAGGACGCCGGGTTGAATATTGGCACCGGCAAGTAAATGTGTTGAACATTTGCGATATAAAAAGTCAGTACATTCTGGGATTCAATTCGCTTTGAAAATGGAACTCTATTATCGATGGgagttcaataaaaaaaactataaacgAAATTCCCATGAAGTATGGCCAACAAGAAAAGATTTATTCGTGAAGCAAACTACCATCCAACAGCATGGACGATCACACCATATCGCATTTGTGTTGGTGCCAACGTGTTCTAGAAATGtatcatttgttgtttttttatagccttttctgtgttttgttttgggaagGGAAAccggtggggggaggggactAAAACTAAAGGCTACATTACCGGGAACGTTCCGGAAATTTCCCGATAAACCCGTACGGGAGAGGACGGTTTCCATCGCCTTTGTTTTGGGACGGTTTTAGCTGCGTCGAATTTGACAACGATGGAACACgggtgcgcgcacacacacactaatacACGCGCGCCATTCGCATGATGGTAGTGGTGGTACATATGCCGGGTcggagcaaaacaacaaagcagCGCTTTGCAAACAATTTCCGTTAGTTTGCTGGAGAGCAAACTGCACCTGATCGGGTGCGGGCGAACTTCAGCTGAGCGCTTTTCATTGGTAGCATATTGTGCAAATTGAAGTAAACGTGGGTCGGAAAACAGGGTTTTTTGATATTATAGTGCCCATCGAAATAACAGTAAGCTCAAACTGTACAGTTGTGAAAGTTTTAGAATTAAGAGCTACTAATTaagtttaaaagaaatataaacATCTATACAAAAATGGCTAAACCTACAAAACTTCACTTGCCCTACGGATGCCgttgttttattaattattatattgctgtccttttcgtTCAGTGCGGCCAGCCATCTTTTAGTGAGTTTCGCGAACCTTCTATCGGTCACACCCTAAATGTTATTCTAGCTTTCCGAGCAAACATAACTAAAATGAACATATGGAGATTAGAATTGATCTTAGTATAGCAGTTGTGTCAGTAGAGCGAAGAGAGCAATGCGTAGGAAATGGCAACGAGTCTGCTGATTTGAAATTGAATGggtggaaagaaagaaaacgaaacccCCTCACCTCGACTGTGGTGTTTTTTAAAGGGTGGCCAATTCGTAAGCTGATAGACTTATCGGCAGAGTGAGAAATGGCAACTGAGAACGGTGTCAAATTAAACGTCAGGGACTGAAAATGAGTGGGCCATTTCAGTCAACTATTTCTCGCTCCCTTCTATACTGTTGGTCAGAATGTAAAGTTTAGTAAACAATCACATCGCCGTTCTAGTGATACGCGATGCATATCGTCAATTCAAAACCGATCAACAGTGAAGTGAGAGGTTGCATCCTTTCAAAACGATGAGAAATCCACTGGCTTCCAATTCTCACAACAGATGTCgcgtacagttttttttaatttttaaaatctttttttttgcatctccTCCAGTTTATACTCCTTTCAGACTGAGATGTTGAGTTGTTTAGACAGCGTTTAGAAAACGTTAAAGTCATTTGAAAAGCTTCAGTAAACATGCTCGTCACGGGTTCAAGTCTCGAGTGTACTCAGGATTCATCTAAGAGGATGCTCTTAGATCCTACGACTTAGCAGCTATAATGCGCAACTGGGATACGCTTACGAACTGTTTTCGGTATTTATAGGTCCAATGGAGCGCCCTCTATCCGGGTAtcttttatccggctgtccgtttatccgtgctggtgagaaatgacagtgcaATACAATGATGACATTGCGTTAcgaggaggatatttgaaaaagcggTTGAAAGAGCACATTGTCCTAACAAAAGACACGATAATTCaagcaaatttcaaattttcttATGAGAAAAGCATGACGTCAATTAAAACtgggttatttttatcaaaaaataagatacttttccaaaaaataataaagaattGGTGATCAAATATATCATTTGATTatccatgttttgttttttatttatgttgctAATAAGCCCTTCACTCCAGGAAATAAAGATGAAGTATTGACAGACAAAGAATAATATGAAAACATTGCAatgattttcattaaaaaaacggGTAATATTTATTACAAACTAAATGAAGCCTTGTGTATAGCTGTTAGCAAATAATTTGTAAAcaagaataaaataaagagGCGAATGTCAGTCAAATaactataaaacaaaacaaaacaatgctcCCTATCAAAGGAGCGCCCTTTAGTGGAAATAAACCGTCGCCCCGGGCGAACTCGCTCCGCTGGTGTAAAGGTGCCCGACGTACACACCACCGCTCTCACCAACACACAGGCACGCGCGTGCGTGCGATGCCGAACACAGTGAACCACCGGACGGTTCCGGCAAGCGGCATCGAGCACTCGCAGCTCATTCCTGTGTCAGCCGCCATTAGGTGAAGAGTCGTTTCTCGCTAAGCAGTAAGTGTACACTGAAATCTCTCTCTTCTTACCCCCCTCAAGCGCCATTATCCGCGTTGTAAAGGGAGAATTTTGCGTTGCATTCTCTATCGCTGTAGCGATTGCTCTCAAGTGCGTGTGCGTTTTCTTGCAAAGTGTTAAAGTGAATTGAATTGCGAAAGAGAGTATAGACAAAAAACATTCGGatagaaaacaacaacaaacaagaaaaaaaaaacatttcgatTTCATTCGCCGGGAAGCGGTGCCCTCTTACTCTCTATTCCGCCCCAGACCACTTGTCCACCACCGCCCTATGTGTGCGTGAGCACTTGAAAGCCGGCGTTTGTGGTAGCGAAAAACCGTGCGTTGGTGTGCGCGAGCCTGTGaagcgagtgtgtgtgcctgtgcgagaagaaagaagaaaaagcgagTAGAACGTTACCGGTCCAAAGAACTaacttttccttttgttttgcaagtTGCGCTTTTTGCGTTTCTGTTGTTTCCCCCTGGACGACGTGTGTGCTCGCTTCTGTTTCGAGCAGTTTCGGGAAAGTTCCTGCACTCTGTTTTATCCCCTGGGGGGTAGGAGGGATTGGAgcggaaagaaaaagaagaacatcCCAGTagaccaaaaaaaacacacattcaacCGCTGTGTATGCGGGCGTAAGCGAGACAGCAAGCGAACTTCTCATTTCATCTCTCCCATTTCAACTGCAAACCGACCGGCACACTTGTAACGTACGTTTCTCCAAAAAAGAAGCTCAATTTtcggtgtttgtgtgcgtgtgtggagCCGGTGTTTGCCACCGTTCTTACCCCGGTGGGTGTGAGAGTGAGCGAGACGCACCAAAAAGGAAGGAACACATCCATCAACACAAAGGCGcgcgagcgagagaaaaaaagacagtgaagcgtgtgtgcgtgtatttaATGGCTGACGGtgtgtagtgtttttttttttgttgttgttgctggtacCGGCAAACTGATCGGTTTCGGACAATTCTGCTGCGAACAAAACACGACTGTGTGCTGTACATGTTGCGACGTGTTTCGCCGCGTACCGCTCGATCGCTGCCGTAAGCATCCCCGgcgaacgcgcgcacacacacagccacgacGACACAAGTAATCCGAACGTGTGGCCCGGCGGCGCACACGCGCAACACGCTCTCCGATCAGCGCAAGTGTGTGGCCCAACACATACGCTCCCCATATTCCACGATCAACAAGCGCGAACAGGCgacgcagctgctgctgctgtgttgtgcagcgtgtgtgtgtgtgtgtggacacTCTTCGTATCAACCGGCGTTTGCCAAACCACGCGCTCTCCTCTATCAGCCGGCGACATTTTGTGTTGTGAAGACACGGCCCAAAGCGGAACACGCGACAAACGCcagtgtctctgtgtgtgtgtgtgtgagtgcgtttaGCAGAATAGGTGCTTGAGGCGGGTGTGTAGTGgtgaagaaaaggaagaaaaacaacagaGTAATCTAAAACACAGGTAAGTAGAGTAGAGAGGGTCCTCCCCATCCCTTGCCCTTGTCTAGCATATCTCCGGACGGTTTATCAATCTCCTCCTCACACCAATGGAAGGGGCAACGTGATCtagatcgttttttttattggctGAAcgccatcttttttttctgatgtaccccctcccccataaaacatgcgttttttttggttcaaatTTTATCTCCCTCTTCCTCTCTCGCTTGCAATAGGGGAAGGAGAGAGACGCGTGCGGTACAACAATGGAGCTCGACAGTGCGGCAGTGCTGGAGAACGGCGGCAAGAAGCTGCTGAACGGCGGCGGTGGCCCTGAGCTGCTCAGCAATGGCGCCGGCGGCTCGCCGGGCGGCGAGGGTAGCAGCGGCCCCGGCTCCCCGGCCAGTGATGGGGAAGCGGCGACCGGGCAGGAGGGGGCGGCCGCCGGCGAGCTGATGAAGAAGCCGGCCGGCCCGCTCACCAAGCGCGTCCGCAAGCTGTCCCGCTCGAACAGCAAGGACGGCGTGCTGGGGGTGGCCGGCACGCCCAACTTTGTCGCGCCGCACCGGAAGTGGAAGAACAGCCGCCGGTCGCGGAACGGGTACGGGCGCGGCCTGCCCAAGAAGGGGGGCGCGGGCGGCAAGGGCGTGTGGGGCAAGCCGGGTTCGGAGGAGGTGTACGACGAGCTGGACGAGGACCCGAACGATCCGAACTTCGACATCGACGCGTACAACAGCTCGCACAACGTGGAGCTGAAGGAGATCGTGCCGCAGCCGACCGAGGCCGAGGTGGCCAAAAAGCTCGAGACGATCATACTGGAGTACTTCGAGCACGGGGATACGCGCGAGGTGGCGGACGCGCTGGACGAGCTGCTGCCGCCCGGCCTGAAGCCGCTGGTGACGAAAACGTTCGTGTCGGTCGCGCTCGAGCACAAGCAGTCGCAGCGCGAGCTGACCTCGGTGCTGATGTCGGACCTGTACGGGCGCATCGTGACGCGCGAGGACATCTGCGCAGGTAAGGGATAGCGTTGAGAAGGCGGCACTTGCTTTGCTGTTGGTCTTTTGTAGCGTGTGTGTCTCATTTTCCAACCGTTCGCCGCAGGGTTCGATCTGCTGCTGGCCAACCTGGCCGACATCATGCTGGACACGCCGGACGCGCCGCATCTGCTCGGCAACTTCATTGCGCGGGCCGTCGCGGACGACTGCATTCCGCCCAAGTACGCGTACCAGTCGGAGCGGGAGGACCTGGACCGGCACGGGCAGGCGGCGCTCGTGCGCGCCACCACGCTGCTCTCGATGCACGACGGCTGGGGCCAGCTCGACAACGTCTGGGGGGTCGGTGGTGCCCTCCGGCCGGTG is a window from the Anopheles merus strain MAF chromosome X, AmerM5.1, whole genome shotgun sequence genome containing:
- the LOC121597909 gene encoding E3 ubiquitin-protein ligase SIAH2, producing MADSASAAGESCPGDTAEPELAVVRLRSLDESQSPSIRSDGSGSGGCRKSSLYVYGDGQFSITLKHYDSIVSEVKCPGCAEPMDGPITMCGTGHSICAVCRVKRGTCPLCGDRVTELRNYTLEAIVSKVQFPCRNAVKGCSVRLPLQLLRWHKERCGYKLIECFMGKVWGGCGWHGCERDWLAHCLAEHADHVHEDRCVELQWAYGAEAAQRAPELQLVVAYHVVRAYGEAFNLYQVYDQDSRTVLWTVICATKESQVSGRYAFELELYSPVNTWQLLVQRFPCHSELDPDFLKDGHCAKLPLADALRFMTEDKVLHYRVRVLEVGPSRTQSLMKLNTGGGGNSISTSATHLPTNYCCKNIENVNLKAVPEGNIICRKQPAHNSETAGTPDDDEVFLPYVDEEEEEARPIAGAGKSVRIHSEPNSPSRTASLRVACSVPVLAQPPSGDDADPRQEVELQPIQQLVRVRISEREPPVKLQAQYGAVRKATGAAERGASSESLAHKPSKGGTGLSKFYNVTMYKAAKFLDKKGIK
- the LOC121597915 gene encoding programmed cell death protein 4 — protein: MELDSAAVLENGGKKLLNGGGGPELLSNGAGGSPGGEGSSGPGSPASDGEAATGQEGAAAGELMKKPAGPLTKRVRKLSRSNSKDGVLGVAGTPNFVAPHRKWKNSRRSRNGYGRGLPKKGGAGGKGVWGKPGSEEVYDELDEDPNDPNFDIDAYNSSHNVELKEIVPQPTEAEVAKKLETIILEYFEHGDTREVADALDELLPPGLKPLVTKTFVSVALEHKQSQRELTSVLMSDLYGRIVTREDICAGFDLLLANLADIMLDTPDAPHLLGNFIARAVADDCIPPKYAYQSEREDLDRHGQAALVRATTLLSMHDGWGQLDNVWGVGGALRPVQTITQQMSYLLQEYLLSRDLSEAQRSIKELEVPHFHHELIYEAIIMTLEAFNESTEVAICELFRTLDSTCIVTPEQMEQGFRRVYEDMTDIVLDIPLAYSILDRFIQRCQRAGSFMSEALIKDIPTRGRKRFVSEGDGGLIKQVNFQRDL